ACAAGCTCCAGTGTAGCCACCCTTTAACCTCCCCTGAGTCTTGGCCCGTCTACGTCTCAATCCTCACCGGAGATAAATCATTAAAATATTTAAATCAGACCCCCTACTTCCCCCACTTCCGCTTTTCTCTCCCCACTTCTGCTGGCTGTAAGGGTCTGGACAGGAGCTATAGGGATCCGTCGCAAatgagaccctattccctacatagtgcactacttttgaacagagacCCTGGTCATTTGGGATGCTGCCTAGATATTGAAGGGGGAGAGTGACAGTAGTGCTGACTGGCTGTGCTGATGGCTTCATTGTCCCTGTCTCTGAAGTGGGATAGAGTGGTCTCCCGGAGCGACTGACTTAGAGAGGGCTCTTTTGTATTCTACTGTCGtacgtgagggggggggggcactctcTCAGGCTGACGGGCACTCTCTCCCCTCAATTTAAAATAATAAAAGGGGTGTTCTTTTGAAAAAATGTATCCTTTTTTTATTGTGTTAATTTTATGGAAGTgaggatacaggagtgatgggtTGTGGGTAagtacagaggagaggaggagagaagggggtagCCTAGATGGTGAATGGGTGTGATTAACAAAGGTACACAGAGTTCCAACTGTCTAAAACATGATGTGTGTGcagctggaggagagagggagagaaagggagaaaataCAGACTAACCCACTGCCATGGGGATGAACTACCAcatcagagctctctctctctctctctctctctctctctactgttacGTCTCTCTGGATCTCTCGCTCTAGacatttcactctctctcccatcactctcctttcTCCACATCTTATCATGTCActttccctcattctctctcatctCGCTTTCTCCTGCTGTCTttcctgacccctctctctctatctctctctctctctctctctctctctctctctctctatttctccctccctctctctctctctctctctctctttctctctctctctcattctaattCATCTAGTCCTTGTGCTGGCACCGAGTCCTAATCTCCTCACAAAGGAAGTCCTGAGCTGCGCCCGGTCCAATCTCTTTTACTCAAACACAATGTTTGACTGGCGCTTGAGAAAAACGGAGCCCCCCAAGTCAAACAAAccgtgagacagagagagtcgcCACTGGATCAAATTGAACCCAACATAATAAGTACACACATATATGGACatggtgtcacacacacacggacattgtcacacacggtcacacacacacacacacacacacacacacacacacacacacacacacacacacacacacacacacacacacacacacacacacacacacacacacacacacacggacatttgtcacacacacacacacacacacacacacacacacacacacacacacacacacacacacacacacacacacacacacacacacacacacacacacacacacacacacacacacacacctagtgatATATCAGGTTCAgactctgttgttctgtgataAGGGAACAGAGTATCTGAAACATCAACACTAATTGCCATGTCTGTCATAGAAACTATGGTGAACAAGTGGTGGCCCTCTCCTCCATCACACTAATAGTCAGGACTCTACATATTAGACTACTGCAGTAAAGACCAGTGTCTTCTTAGGTTTATAGTGTCCCATTTTTACCATACGTCTTATCTAATCCCCCAAAACTGACTGTTAGTTTGTGTGTACTGACAGTATACATTATGCCACGTTTTTAATGCATTTAGCTTAGATGAAGCAACGTATACAAACACTTCTTTTACTCTCCAAATAAGACATGTATTTCACATCAGACACCACCACTATCTAAGGCTATCACTGATAAAGCTAAAGGCTCCATGTGTGTCCCCAGAAGGCCAAATGGTTGTGATCTGTGGTAGATAGACTGTGTTGAttgagctagctacagtatggtcTGTGGTATATAGACTGTGTTGATTGAGCTAGCTGCAGTATGGTCTGTGGTATATAGACTGTGTTGATTGTGCTAGCTACAGTATGGTCTGTGGTATATAGACTGTGTTGAttgagctagctacagtatggtcTGTGGTAGATAGACTGTGTTGATTGAGCTAGCTGCAGTATGGTCTGTGGTATATAGACTGTGTTGATTGAGCTAGCAGCAGTATGGTCTGTGGTATATAGACTGTGTTGAttgagctagctacagtatggtcTGTGGTATATAGACTGTGTTGAttgagctagctacagtatggtcTGTGGTAGATAGACTGTGTTGAttgagctagctacagtatggtcTGTGGTAGATAGACTGTGTTGAttgagctagctacagtatggtcTGTGGTATATAGACTGTGTTGAttgagctagctacagtatggtcTGTGGTAGATAGACTGTGTTGATTGAGCTAGCTGCAGTATGGTCTGTGGTATATAGACTGTGTTGATTGAGCTAGCTGCAGTATATGGTTCATGTCCTGCAAGTCTTTGACTGACTCTTCCAGGAAGCTGTTGTGTTAGTGGTTAGAGGAGTCATTTATCATGCAGAGTTTGATGTCTCTGGGGTGAATCATCTCGATTGTCACAGTCTGTTAGTGTACATGTGTTCGCCTTAATTATGTGTTAATTGTGAGATAGTGGAGAGGCCTCAGGGGCCAATAATCACctgacaaagtgtgtgtgtgtgttcacaccaTGCTCCATCCATCACAGTTATTATCACATCAAGGTTCATCTGCGCCATTCTCTCACGGTCGCTACATCAATGACTAccactttatctctctctctctgactgaaaaCCCCTGTTCATCTAAATGGTATTCAAACTGACACtgaccctcctctttctctctctttctctctctctctccgacagCCGTGCGATCAAGACCAACCAGGACCTTCTCCCCGAGACCCCGTGGACCAACGTCCTGTATGATGACTTCTGGGGCACCCTGCTCACCCACAGCGGCAGCCACAAGTCTTTCCGACCCCTCTGCACCCTCTCTTTCCGCCTCAACCTCGCCCTGGGCGGCCTGCGCCCCTGGGGCTACCACCTGGTCAACATGGGCCTCCACGGGGCTGTCACAGGCCTTTTCACTGCCCTCTGTCGCCCCCTCCTGGGGGGAGGTCCGTGGAGTCTTCTGGTGGGGCTCCTCTTCGCCTCCCACCCGGTGCATACGGAAGCCGTGGCGGGGGTGGTGGGGAGGGCCGACGTCGGTGCGGCACTGCTTTTCCTCTTGTCTCTTCTCTGTTACACAAGGCACTGTGGGCTCCGCTCGGCCTACACGGCCTCTTCTAGGGACTGCCAGACCAGGGGCTGTGGTAGACTCCGAGCCTGGACGTGGATGTGGCTGCTGGGGAGCCTGGTCTGCGCAGCATCCAGCATGCTGTGGAAGGAGCAGGGAGTGACGGTGCTGGCCGTATCAGCGGCTTACGACCTCTTTGTGTTCCAGCGGCTCCGGTTCCGCCAGGCGGTGGTCGTGCTCCTGGGGAAGGTAAACAACATTGCCCTCTGTTTACAAAGTGCCACTCCTCTTTGTGTCTCTGCGTGTATCCAATTTCCTCTTCCCCCTACGGAGGGGAAACCTCAGCCGACCACAAAtggttcctgtgtgtgtatacaaTTCAGATTGTTTATGGggaagtcgtgtgtgtgtgtgtgtgtgtgtttgtttttcattAAGAGTGTAATTTGAAAGCATTTATCCTACCACTACCATGCACACAGCTGAGGAATGCAAAATAAGGGAGTTTTTTCTTCCTCTAAATGGAAATCAAATATATACAGAGGAGGAAATGAGGGACAGAATCCAACAGTTTTGTCAGTTTCCACCGAGTCCTCCTCACTGAGGTAAACAGTTACACTGAAACATGCGTCTGGTTCAGAATCTTTCCCCGATGACGTCTGTCTGTgtaagcttgtgtgtgtgtgtgtgtgttcctgtgagctttctacgtgtgtgtgtgtgtatgtgtgtgtgtgtgttcctgtgagcttgtgtgtgtgtgtgttcctgtgagcttgtgtgtgtgtgtgtgtgtgtgtgtgtgtgtgtgtgtgtgttcctgtgagctttctacgtgtgtgtgtgtatgtgtgtgtgtgtgtgtgttcctgtgagcttgtgtgtgtgtgtgttcctgtgagcttgtgtgtgtgtgtgtgtgtgtgtgtcatgcagtAGGGTTATTTTGAGGTGACAAAAGAAAGGTATGCTCTCGCACTGCAGAGACAATGATACACTTCCTTCTCCGCTACATAGTCTGCATAGTCAGTTTCAGGTACAGCGTCCATCCAATTAGACACATAGGGCATAGAAAGGTAATATATATGTTCTTAGTAGTACAAGTGCAGTTACCCTGCACAgagaaacacactcacacacagacagatacacagatccacacacacagacagatccacacacacagacagatacagacacacagacagatacacagatccacacacacagacagatacacacacacagacagatacacagatacacacacacagacagatacacacacacagacagatacacagatacacacacacaaacagatacacatacacagacagatacacagatacacacacgcaTGCTCAGACGTTCACACAGACTGTTTTCCGTCatatatggggagagagggagttacCATCCTGTAGGCTATCTTCCACTGCAcgcatagtcacacacacacacacacacacacacacacacacacacacacacacacacacacacacacacacacacacacacacacacacacacacacacacacacacacacacacacacacacacacacacacacacacacatatatatacagagacacacacacacagacagatacacagacacacacactcacgcatagtcacacacacacacacacacacacacacacacacacacacacacacacacatacagacatatacatagaaacacacacacagacagatacacaggcacacacactcacacagagacacacacacagagacacacaaacagacatacagatacacagacagacacacatacacacactgcctaTTCTCTGCGAGAAAACACCCATCTAGAGCTGCTACATACAGGATGAGGACAGGCAGGGTGCATGAAAGACACAGTGACATACTGTATCTCACACAGGCACTCCTGCTCTCAGATCTATATAGCAGCCCTTGTAAAAACATCATGATAGGAGAATAAAGATTCTCCTTGAGGTTTTACTGGGCAAGGACAGTCTGgtccgtttgtgtgtgtgtgtgtgtgtgtgtgagcgagagagagagagagagtgttaccTTGTAACTCTGTGTAAGTGTGCTTACACACCCTGTGCTCTGATGCAGCTTTTCTGTAGTCCTCTTTGGCAGCTTGCTATCCTAAAGCTGTTATTAGGGGATTTTAGTGAGAGGCCCAGAGGatcagagtgagggagggaggcagcgTGAAGTCTCTCTGCTCAGCAGGAATGATCTGGTTGTGCATTCACAGCCAGTGGACCCTAGCAGAGAAACAGATGTACTGTAGCATCTGTCCTCAATTAAGACTGATACGATGGCATCTATCTACAACCCTTAAGGTTttagaggagacacacacacagacacacacatacatatatacacacactcacacacatacactcacacacagtaccctcctccccctctggccACATTCCCTGTTAATCTATTCAATAGTGCAGCAGGTATTTTCAACAGACAGTACCCTCCTCCCCTTACCCTTATACACAATGGACCTGGCCAGTCTCCCAGATCCAGCCGACAGATCCTGGTGCCAACCCCACGCCTCCTATTTCGCCTCCTTCCAGCACATCTGGCACATTTATCACCCTCGCCTCCTTGCcttgctctcctcttcctcctctcccttgccaccccagccctcctctcccatgGCACCCCAGTCCTCCTCTACCATGGcaccccagtcctcctctcccatgGCACCCCAGTCCTCCTCTACCATGGCACCCCAGTCCTCCTCTACCATGGtaccccagtcctcctctcccatgGCACCCCAGTCCTCCTCTACCATGGCACCCCAGTGCTCCTCTCCCATGGCACCCCAGTCATCCTCTCCCATGGcaccccagccctcctctcccatggcaccccagtcctcctctcccatgGCACCTCAGTCCTCCTCTTCCATGGCACCCCAGCCCTCCTCTACCATGGcaccccagtcctcctctcccatggcactccagtcctcctctaccATGGcaccccagtcctcctctcccatggcaccccagtcctcctctcccatgGCCCCCCAGCCCGCCTCCTAATCTCTCAGATGCCAGGGCTGCGACCACGAGGCTATCGCTTGCCGATTACGACCCCAGACACCTCAAAAACAAATGTgtgggaacacagagagagagagagggagagagagagaggggtataggaAGGAAACTATGCTCTCACTTCCCCTCTTTTATCTGTGTCTCTCCACTCATTCTCCCCCGCTGTGCCAGGAGAGCCCCTCACCTCTCTTTGTCTGCCCAGTCAGTGTGGTTTTACTGTGATGGCAGAATAACAATAATTCACTTCTGTTATTGCATCATATTGGGCAGTGAGACACTGCATTCCCATTCTATGTTAGCATTTGCTTAGCTATTTCTAAAGATTTCCTGACTATTTTAACTGATTGTGTTATTTACTCTGCAGTGAGATGAAAGGGAGGGGGAGGTAAAACCCACCCGTTCTTATTACCTGACTTATTAGTGACTCTCAGGAGTGAGGGTTGTGAACGATTCTGCCGGCGCTCCATTTCTCATCCTATTAGTTCTGTAATCAGACTGAAATGAAAGAGGTAGAGGGGCCTTGGGGatagagagcgcgagagagagagagagagagagacagagagagagacacagagagagagagagagagacagagacacagagagacagagagagagacagagagagagacagggggagagagacagagagtgagagacagagacacagagagtgagagagagagagagagagactgagagagagagacacagagagaggacgaaagagagacagagagagagacatagagagagagagacatagagagagacatagagagagacatagagagaggacgaaagagagacatagagagagacatagagagagagagagagagatggtgttccaaaaaatacaaatacaaatacaaattccatctagacactgttgccctagagcacacaaaaaactatacataccttggcctaaacatcagcaccacaggtaacttccacaaagctgtgaacgatctgagagacaaggcaagaagggcattctatgccatcaaaggaacataaatttcaacataccaattaggatttggctaaaaatacttgaatcagtcatagagcccattgccctttatggttgtgaggtctggggtccgctcaccaaccaagacttcacaaaatgggacaaacaccaaattgagactctgcacgcagaattctgcgaaaatatcctccgtgtacaacgtagaacaccaaataatgcatgcagagcagaattaggccgatacccactaattatcaaaatccagaaaagagctgttaaattctataaccacttaaaaggaagcgattcccaaaccttccacaacaaagccatcacctacagagagatgaacctggagaagagtcccctaagcaagctggtcctggggctctgttcacaaacacaaacacaccctacagagccccaggacagcagcacaattagacccaaccaaatcatgagaaaacaaaaagataattacttgacagattggaaagaattaacaaaaaaacagagtaaactagaatggtatttggccctaaacagagagtacacagcggcagaatacttgaccactgtgactgacccaaaattaaggaaagctttgactatgtacagactcagtgagcatagccttgctattgagaaaggccgccgtaggcagacatggctctcaagagaagacgggctatgtgctcactgcccacaaaatgaggtggaaactgagctgcacttcctaacctcctgcccaatgtatgaccatattagagagacatatttccctcagatcacacagatccacaaagaatttgaaaacaaatccaattttgataaactcccatatctactgggtgaaattccacagtgtgccatcacagcagcaagatttgtgacctgttgccacgagaaaagggcaaccagtgaagaacacacaccattgtaaatacaagagagagagagagagagagagagagagagagagccagagacagagacagagacagagagagagagagacacagagagagggcgagagagagccacagagagagagagacagacacagagagagacagagagtgagagacagagagagagtgagagacagagagagagagagacagagagagagagagagagagagagagagagagagagagagagagagagagagagagagagagacagagagagagagagagagagagagagacagagagagagagacacacacacacgcaggcacacatgTCCAGGAAACAACAGTCTGTGGAGCAGAGGTTGGAGTGTGTGTTCCAGTCAAAGTGGCAGAGCCATATAGCTTCTGTATTACCTCCTTCTTTTCCCCATTCTGTTCCACCTGTCAAAAACAAACAATCAGCAGAGAATGATGGATAAGCACAGGAAGCAAATCAAAATAAAAGTGTGTGAAATGAAGGAGTGAAAGAATGACTGGTGGACAGCTGATTCAGGAAAAAGCTCTTCACAATGCACAGCATCAATAAGAGTGTCAACTGCTTCCGAGCCCTTTATCAAAGCTTCAGAGGGGCTCTCTTTTGGTTGTGCCTAGGCCTAGGGCTTAGTTCTTTCTGAccacatcacctgaccag
The nucleotide sequence above comes from Oncorhynchus kisutch isolate 150728-3 unplaced genomic scaffold, Okis_V2 scaffold1563, whole genome shotgun sequence. Encoded proteins:
- the LOC109877677 gene encoding protein O-mannosyl-transferase TMTC2-like gives rise to the protein MITELVCSAVALVLYLNTLNADFCYDDSRAIKTNQDLLPETPWTNVLYDDFWGTLLTHSGSHKSFRPLCTLSFRLNLALGGLRPWGYHLVNMGLHGAVTGLFTALCRPLLGGGPWSLLVGLLFASHPVHTEAVAGVVGRADVGAALLFLLSLLCYTRHCGLRSAYTASSRDCQTRGCGRLRAWTWMWLLGSLVCAASSMLWKEQGVTVLAVSAAYDLFVFQRLRFRQAVVVLLGKVNNIALCLQSATPLCVSACIQFPLPPTEGKPQPTTNGSCPSSPMAPQSSSTMAPQSSSPMAPQSSSTMAPQSSSTMVPQSSSPMAPQSSSTMAPQCSSPMAPQSSSPMAPQPSSPMAPQSSSPMAPQSSSSMAPQPSSTMAPQSSSPMALQSSSTMAPQSSSPMAPQSSSPMAPQPAS